A window of the Flavobacterium sangjuense genome harbors these coding sequences:
- the clpB gene encoding ATP-dependent chaperone ClpB, translated as MNINNLTIKSQEALQQAQHIAQGFGQQQLENEHIFKGILEVDENVTPFILKKLNVNVDLFEKILDSTIQSFPKVSGSELMLSREANNALNEANIIAKKMNDEYVSIEHLILAIFKSKSKVAQILKDQGVTEKGLESAIAEIRKGERVTSASAEETYNALNKYAKNLNELASQGKLDPVIGRDEEIRRVLQILTRRTKNNPMLVGEPGVGKTAIAEGLAHRIVDGDVPENLKDKVVYSLDMGSLIAGAKYKGEFEERLKAVVKEVTSAEGDIVLFIDEIHTLVGAGGGEGAMDAANILKPALARGELRAIGATTLDEYQKYFEKDKALERRFQKIMIDEPDTESAISILRGIKEKYETHHKVQIKDEAIIAAVELSQRYITNRFLPDKAIDLIDEAASKLRMEINSKPEELDVLDRKIMQLEIELEAIKRENDESKMKALKLDLANLKEDRNEIFTKWKSEKDVVDNIQITKTEIEDFKYEAERAERDGDYGKVAEIRYGKIKEAQERLDKFQKELLEKQDGTSLIKEEVTREDIAEVVAKWTGVPVMKMLQGEREKLLKLEDELHHRVVGQEEAIEAISDAVRRSRAGLQDMKKPIGTFLFLGTTGVGKTELAKALAEYLFDDENALTRIDMSEYQERHSVSRLVGAPPGYVGYDEGGQLTEAVRRKPYSVILLDEIEKAHPDTFNILLQVLDEGRLTDNKGRLADFKNTIIIMTSNMGSAIIQEKFENLKGSVEAATEAAKAEVLGLLKQTVRPEFINRIDEIVMFTPLTNANIKQIVGLQLKNVIKMLAHQNITLDATPEAIDYLAEKGFDPQFGARPVKRVIQREVLNQLSKEILAGKVTTDSVVLLDSFGGQLVFRNQSELVS; from the coding sequence ATGAACATAAATAATTTAACCATCAAATCGCAGGAAGCATTGCAACAAGCACAGCACATTGCACAAGGTTTTGGTCAGCAACAGCTCGAGAACGAACATATTTTCAAGGGAATTCTGGAAGTTGACGAAAACGTTACACCATTCATTTTGAAAAAACTCAATGTGAATGTCGATTTATTTGAAAAGATATTAGACAGCACTATTCAAAGCTTCCCAAAAGTTTCAGGAAGTGAACTCATGTTGTCCCGAGAAGCGAACAATGCTTTGAACGAAGCGAATATCATCGCCAAAAAAATGAACGATGAATATGTTTCCATCGAGCATTTGATTTTGGCCATATTCAAATCTAAAAGTAAGGTTGCCCAAATCTTAAAAGACCAAGGGGTTACCGAAAAAGGATTAGAATCGGCTATTGCCGAAATCCGAAAAGGCGAACGCGTGACTTCTGCTTCTGCCGAAGAAACGTATAATGCTTTGAACAAATATGCTAAAAACCTCAACGAATTAGCGAGTCAGGGAAAACTGGATCCCGTTATAGGACGTGATGAGGAAATTCGCAGAGTGTTGCAAATACTAACACGTCGTACTAAAAATAATCCGATGCTCGTTGGTGAACCCGGTGTTGGTAAAACAGCTATTGCCGAAGGTTTAGCACACAGAATCGTAGATGGCGACGTTCCCGAAAATCTTAAAGACAAAGTCGTTTATTCGCTTGATATGGGTTCACTGATTGCTGGTGCCAAATATAAAGGTGAATTTGAAGAACGATTGAAAGCGGTGGTAAAAGAAGTAACTTCTGCCGAAGGTGATATTGTACTTTTCATTGATGAAATCCATACGCTTGTTGGTGCCGGAGGTGGCGAAGGCGCAATGGATGCAGCCAATATTTTGAAACCTGCTCTGGCTCGTGGTGAATTGCGTGCTATCGGTGCAACAACATTGGATGAATATCAAAAATACTTCGAAAAAGACAAAGCATTGGAACGACGTTTTCAAAAAATTATGATTGACGAACCGGATACCGAAAGCGCCATTTCGATTCTTCGTGGTATTAAGGAAAAATATGAGACGCATCATAAAGTTCAGATAAAAGACGAGGCGATTATTGCTGCTGTTGAATTGTCACAACGTTATATTACGAATCGTTTTCTGCCGGATAAAGCCATCGATTTAATTGACGAAGCCGCTTCAAAACTGCGTATGGAAATCAATTCAAAACCCGAAGAATTGGATGTTTTGGATAGAAAAATTATGCAATTGGAAATCGAATTAGAAGCCATCAAACGCGAAAATGACGAAAGCAAAATGAAAGCGCTGAAATTAGATTTGGCGAATCTTAAAGAAGACCGAAATGAGATTTTTACCAAATGGAAATCAGAGAAAGATGTCGTAGATAATATCCAAATAACAAAAACAGAAATCGAAGACTTTAAATACGAAGCCGAACGTGCCGAACGTGATGGCGATTATGGTAAAGTAGCCGAAATCCGTTACGGAAAAATAAAAGAAGCTCAGGAACGTTTGGACAAATTTCAAAAAGAATTACTGGAAAAACAAGACGGAACTTCTTTAATAAAAGAAGAAGTAACCCGCGAAGATATTGCCGAAGTAGTTGCCAAATGGACCGGAGTTCCGGTAATGAAAATGCTACAGGGCGAAAGAGAAAAACTCCTAAAACTTGAGGACGAACTCCACCACAGAGTCGTAGGTCAGGAAGAAGCCATTGAAGCGATAAGCGATGCCGTTCGCAGAAGTCGCGCCGGATTGCAGGATATGAAAAAACCAATCGGAACCTTCTTATTTCTGGGAACAACCGGAGTTGGAAAAACCGAATTAGCCAAAGCATTAGCCGAATATTTATTTGATGATGAAAATGCTTTGACACGTATCGATATGAGTGAATATCAGGAACGTCACAGCGTAAGCCGATTGGTTGGTGCGCCTCCGGGTTATGTAGGTTATGACGAAGGCGGTCAACTGACTGAAGCGGTACGTAGAAAACCGTATTCCGTAATACTGTTAGACGAAATCGAAAAAGCGCATCCTGACACGTTTAATATCTTATTACAGGTATTAGACGAAGGAAGATTGACCGATAACAAAGGACGTTTAGCCGATTTCAAAAACACGATTATCATTATGACTTCTAATATGGGAAGTGCCATCATACAGGAAAAATTTGAAAATTTAAAAGGTTCTGTAGAAGCCGCAACAGAAGCTGCCAAAGCAGAAGTTCTAGGTTTATTAAAACAAACGGTTCGTCCGGAGTTTATCAATCGTATCGATGAAATCGTAATGTTTACGCCTTTGACCAATGCCAATATCAAACAGATTGTAGGCTTGCAGTTAAAAAATGTTATCAAAATGCTGGCGCATCAAAACATTACATTAGACGCAACACCGGAAGCCATTGATTATTTGGCCGAAAAAGGATTTGATCCACAATTTGGAGCGCGTCCTGTAAAAAGAGTCATTCAAAGAGAAGTCTTAAACCAGCTGTCCAAAGAAATACTGGCTGGGAAAGTAACCACTGATAGTGTTGTGCTCTTGGATAGTTTTGGCGGTCAATTAGTGTTTAGAAATCAAAGTGAGTTAGTTTCATAA
- the ytxJ gene encoding bacillithiol system redox-active protein YtxJ, with protein sequence MGFLNSIFSSSEENQSDSKVGWRQLADLGQLNEIIAESAEKPVIIFKHSTRCGVSRMVLKQFENEFDLHEKITPYFLDLLEHRNVSDEIASRFGVFHQSPQLIVIKDGTAVFNDSHGSIDAGKLKQFI encoded by the coding sequence ATGGGTTTTTTAAATAGCATTTTTAGTTCTTCTGAAGAAAATCAATCCGATTCAAAAGTAGGATGGAGGCAGTTGGCTGATTTAGGTCAACTGAATGAAATAATTGCCGAGTCAGCAGAAAAGCCCGTTATTATTTTTAAACACAGTACGCGTTGTGGTGTGAGCCGAATGGTTTTGAAGCAATTTGAAAACGAGTTTGATTTGCACGAAAAAATCACACCTTATTTCTTAGACTTGTTAGAACACAGAAATGTCTCGGATGAAATTGCCAGTCGGTTTGGGGTATTTCATCAATCGCCACAACTAATTGTTATCAAGGATGGAACAGCGGTTTTTAATGATTCGCATGGAAGCATTGATGCCGGAAAATTAAAGCAGTTTATTTAG
- a CDS encoding glutamate-5-semialdehyde dehydrogenase, protein MPNSFTLAKRNTILNRMAELLEQERSSIKIVNQEDIANYTGDDLAMKKRLLVDDQKIDGMIASLLQLASQEDPVGKLLYSFTPENGMKIQNKTAAFGTILIIYESRPDVTVEATAIAFKSGNRILLKGGKESLQSNLKIMSLWHQALSDNDIPNSWISYLNFDRKETQQFLEKPSQKVDLIVPRGGESLIEFVKKHAVCPVIVSGRGNNFVYVSQEADTEKALAIIINGKTSNISVCNALDKVLIDINLPNWEAFAENVVSELQKRNVTVLGDATISKVTSVPQIESDLIWHEEFLDYKIVIGTVNSNQEAIDKINTYCGGHSASIITSNDAIAQDFMENVDAAAVYQNASTRFTDGGQFGLGGELAISTDKLHQRGPLGLQHLVTNKWYIYGNGQIR, encoded by the coding sequence ATGCCTAATTCCTTCACATTAGCGAAAAGAAATACCATTCTAAACAGAATGGCAGAACTTCTTGAACAAGAGAGATCCAGCATCAAAATTGTTAATCAGGAAGATATTGCTAACTATACCGGTGATGATTTGGCAATGAAAAAACGGCTTTTGGTTGATGACCAAAAAATAGACGGCATGATTGCTTCCTTATTGCAATTAGCCAGTCAGGAAGATCCTGTTGGGAAACTTTTATATAGTTTCACTCCGGAAAACGGCATGAAAATTCAAAACAAAACTGCTGCTTTCGGAACTATTTTAATCATTTATGAATCAAGACCCGATGTAACCGTTGAAGCAACAGCTATAGCGTTTAAATCCGGAAACCGAATTCTATTGAAAGGTGGTAAAGAATCCTTACAGTCTAATTTAAAGATTATGTCTTTATGGCATCAGGCTTTATCTGATAATGACATCCCAAATAGTTGGATTAGCTATTTAAATTTTGACAGAAAAGAAACCCAACAGTTCTTAGAAAAGCCTTCTCAAAAAGTAGATTTAATTGTTCCAAGAGGTGGAGAATCGCTAATCGAGTTTGTAAAAAAACACGCTGTTTGCCCAGTAATTGTTAGCGGAAGAGGCAATAATTTTGTGTATGTAAGTCAGGAAGCTGACACAGAAAAAGCATTGGCAATTATCATTAATGGCAAAACATCTAATATTTCGGTCTGCAATGCGTTGGACAAAGTACTTATTGATATAAATCTTCCAAATTGGGAAGCATTTGCAGAAAATGTAGTGTCGGAATTGCAAAAACGAAATGTCACTGTTTTGGGCGATGCAACTATTTCAAAAGTAACCAGCGTTCCTCAAATTGAATCGGATTTGATTTGGCATGAAGAGTTTTTAGATTATAAAATTGTCATTGGAACTGTTAACTCAAACCAGGAAGCAATTGATAAAATCAACACTTACTGTGGCGGACATTCGGCATCAATCATCACTTCAAATGATGCAATTGCGCAAGACTTTATGGAAAATGTAGATGCAGCAGCAGTATATCAAAATGCGTCAACACGTTTTACAGATGGTGGACAATTTGGACTTGGAGGCGAATTAGCCATCAGTACAGACAAACTTCACCAACGTGGACCGCTGGGTTTGCAACATTTAGTGACTAATAAATGGTATATTTACGGCAATGGACAAATCAGGTAA
- a CDS encoding response regulator transcription factor, translating to MLQKLKRHKELFSYALAMAILMLLLRWLEFRFLILEHQYEIYVGLIAVFFLLFGIWAANKVTKPKEKTVIIEKEVRVISNDDFVLNETELQERKISKRELEVLTLMAEGLSNQEIAERLFVSLNTIKTHSAKLFEKLEVKRRTQAIETAKKLLLLPPTLG from the coding sequence ATGCTTCAAAAATTAAAACGTCATAAAGAACTCTTCAGTTATGCATTAGCAATGGCTATACTAATGTTGTTGTTGCGTTGGTTAGAGTTTAGGTTTTTGATTTTAGAACATCAGTATGAAATCTATGTCGGATTGATCGCTGTTTTCTTTTTATTGTTTGGCATTTGGGCTGCCAACAAAGTAACAAAACCCAAAGAAAAAACCGTTATCATAGAAAAAGAAGTTAGAGTAATCTCAAACGATGACTTTGTATTAAATGAAACCGAACTGCAGGAACGAAAAATAAGCAAGCGTGAACTGGAAGTGTTAACTTTAATGGCAGAAGGTTTAAGCAATCAGGAAATTGCCGAGCGCTTATTTGTTTCGCTTAATACAATCAAAACGCACAGTGCCAAACTGTTTGAAAAACTGGAAGTTAAAAGAAGAACACAAGCCATTGAAACCGCTAAAAAACTTTTGCTGCTTCCTCCTACTTTAGGATGA
- the proB gene encoding glutamate 5-kinase: MDKSGKKRILLKIGSNTLTKETNHISRGKIEDIGMQIAALKDKYEFVIVSSGAIAAAKQFVKLESQDKEVFVKQALASIGQPHLMRIYQENFSDLGLLISQCLLSYSDFEKAQSKVNIVNTINVLLKNNYIPIINENDTVATDEIQFGDNDKLAALTAVLLNADILIIATNTNGIYTKASINNEIPETISIVTDLKVLEKEIGDSKSSHGTGGMQSKIEAATIAKEGKIETWIVNGLEDNFILKALKNENRFTKIV, from the coding sequence ATGGACAAATCAGGTAAAAAAAGAATTCTTTTAAAAATAGGAAGCAATACCTTAACCAAAGAAACCAATCATATTTCGAGAGGAAAGATTGAAGATATTGGGATGCAAATTGCTGCTTTAAAAGACAAGTACGAATTTGTAATCGTAAGTTCCGGCGCTATTGCTGCAGCCAAACAGTTTGTAAAATTAGAAAGTCAGGACAAAGAAGTCTTTGTAAAACAAGCCTTGGCTTCTATAGGTCAACCTCATTTGATGCGTATTTATCAGGAAAACTTTAGCGATTTGGGTTTACTCATATCCCAATGCCTGCTATCCTACTCCGATTTTGAGAAAGCACAATCCAAAGTCAATATTGTAAACACCATAAACGTATTATTAAAAAATAATTATATTCCGATTATAAATGAAAATGATACGGTAGCTACTGATGAAATTCAATTTGGTGATAATGATAAATTGGCGGCACTAACCGCTGTTTTATTGAATGCTGACATATTAATCATCGCTACAAATACCAATGGAATTTATACCAAAGCTTCTATCAATAATGAAATTCCTGAAACCATTTCGATAGTAACTGATTTAAAAGTATTAGAAAAGGAAATTGGTGATTCAAAGTCGTCTCATGGAACAGGTGGAATGCAATCTAAAATTGAAGCGGCAACTATTGCCAAAGAAGGCAAAATAGAAACCTGGATAGTTAATGGATTAGAAGATAACTTCATCCTGAAAGCTTTAAAGAATGAAAACAGGTTTACTAAAATAGTATAA
- the acs gene encoding acetate--CoA ligase, with product MSYYKILNLEHYFKMYKKSVREPRKFWDKIAEENFTWYQKWEKVFEFNFSEASFKWFVDAKVNITKNCIDRHLARRGDKTAIIFEPNNPDEEALHISYNELYDRVARMANVLREQGIQKGDRVCIYLPMIPELAVATLACARIGAVHSVVFAGFSASAVAARINDCECKMVITSDGSYRGNKSIDLKGIVDEALEKTPCVEKVLVVKRTNTEVTMKDGRDFWLQPLLDAAIPNNVAEVMDAEDPLFILYTSGSTGKPKGMVHTTAGYMVYTAYTFKNVFAYEENDIFWCTADIGWITGHSYILYGPLLNGATTVIFEGVPSYPDFSRFWEVIEKHKITQFYTAPTAIRSLAKESLDYVQRFPLKSLKVIGSVGEPINEEAWHWYNDHVGGKRCPLVDTWWQTETGGIMISPVPFVTPTKPTYASLPLPGIQPVLMDELRNEIEGNQVTGSLCIKFPWPSIARTIWGDHQRYKETYFTAFPGKYFTGDGALRDEVGYYRITGRVDDVIIVSGHNLGTAPIEDAINEHPAIAESAIVGFPHDVKGNALYGFVILKEIGETRNQDNLAIEINQIISNQIGPIAKLDKIQFVSNLPKTRSGKIMRRILRKIAEGDFSNFGDTSTLLNPEIVDEIKNGRV from the coding sequence ATGAGCTACTATAAAATTCTCAATTTAGAACATTATTTCAAGATGTATAAAAAATCTGTCCGGGAACCTAGAAAGTTTTGGGATAAGATTGCCGAAGAAAACTTTACCTGGTATCAAAAATGGGAGAAGGTTTTTGAATTTAATTTTTCAGAAGCAAGTTTCAAATGGTTTGTTGATGCCAAAGTTAATATTACCAAAAACTGTATTGACAGGCATTTGGCGAGACGTGGAGATAAAACGGCTATCATCTTTGAACCAAATAATCCTGATGAAGAGGCATTACATATTTCGTATAACGAATTGTACGACAGAGTTGCCAGAATGGCGAATGTGCTCAGAGAACAAGGTATTCAAAAAGGAGACAGAGTTTGTATTTATTTGCCAATGATTCCCGAATTAGCAGTTGCTACTTTGGCCTGCGCCCGAATTGGAGCAGTGCATTCAGTAGTATTTGCAGGATTTTCTGCTTCGGCAGTTGCAGCGCGTATTAATGACTGCGAATGTAAAATGGTCATTACTTCTGATGGGAGTTATCGTGGAAATAAATCCATTGACCTAAAAGGAATTGTGGATGAAGCTTTAGAAAAAACACCTTGTGTGGAAAAAGTATTGGTCGTTAAAAGAACGAATACTGAAGTAACTATGAAAGATGGCAGAGATTTTTGGCTGCAACCATTACTCGATGCTGCGATTCCAAATAACGTAGCCGAAGTTATGGATGCTGAAGATCCGTTATTCATACTTTACACTTCGGGCTCAACCGGAAAGCCAAAAGGGATGGTGCATACCACAGCCGGTTATATGGTTTATACTGCCTATACTTTTAAAAATGTTTTTGCCTACGAAGAGAATGATATTTTTTGGTGTACTGCTGATATTGGTTGGATTACCGGACATTCTTATATTCTTTACGGACCATTATTGAACGGAGCCACAACAGTGATTTTTGAAGGTGTTCCTTCTTATCCTGATTTCAGTCGTTTTTGGGAAGTAATCGAAAAACATAAAATTACACAATTCTATACGGCACCAACAGCTATTCGTTCGTTAGCAAAAGAAAGCCTTGATTATGTACAACGTTTTCCGTTGAAGTCGTTAAAAGTTATTGGTTCTGTTGGTGAACCTATAAATGAAGAAGCGTGGCATTGGTATAACGATCACGTTGGCGGCAAACGCTGTCCACTTGTTGATACCTGGTGGCAAACCGAGACAGGAGGAATTATGATTTCGCCGGTTCCTTTTGTAACACCAACTAAACCAACTTATGCGTCATTGCCATTACCTGGAATTCAACCTGTTTTGATGGATGAATTACGCAACGAAATTGAAGGCAATCAGGTTACCGGAAGTTTGTGTATTAAATTTCCATGGCCATCGATAGCCCGAACGATTTGGGGCGATCACCAGCGTTATAAAGAAACGTATTTTACGGCCTTTCCGGGTAAATATTTCACTGGAGATGGTGCTTTGCGCGATGAAGTTGGGTATTACAGAATTACGGGTAGAGTGGATGATGTGATCATTGTTTCGGGACACAATCTTGGTACAGCTCCTATTGAAGATGCTATCAATGAGCATCCGGCAATAGCTGAAAGTGCTATTGTTGGTTTCCCTCACGATGTTAAAGGAAATGCATTGTATGGCTTTGTTATACTCAAAGAAATTGGAGAAACCAGAAATCAGGATAATTTAGCCATAGAGATAAATCAGATTATTTCTAACCAAATTGGTCCGATTGCCAAGCTTGATAAAATCCAGTTTGTATCAAACCTGCCTAAAACACGTTCAGGGAAAATCATGCGTCGAATTTTGCGAAAGATTGCTGAAGGCGATTTTAGCAATTTTGGAGATACTTCTACTTTATTGAATCCCGAAATTGTGGATGAGATTAAAAATGGAAGAGTATAA
- a CDS encoding DUF4199 domain-containing protein — protein MKKIILTYGLIAGAIVTAFMAYGVYSLNKNPDYEGSMILGYTGMLVAFSFVFIGVKNYRDKQNNGAITFGRALKIGALISLIASTIYVGVWLIEYYCLYPDFMEKYSAAAIQKMSTSGISATELKAKTDEMLMMKEMYKNPFWVIVFTYVEVLIPIGLLVPIISALILKRKVQSA, from the coding sequence ATGAAAAAAATTATCTTAACTTATGGTTTAATTGCCGGAGCCATCGTGACCGCATTTATGGCGTATGGCGTCTATTCATTAAACAAAAATCCGGATTACGAAGGCAGCATGATTTTAGGCTATACCGGAATGCTGGTAGCCTTTTCATTTGTATTCATCGGAGTGAAAAATTATCGCGACAAGCAAAATAATGGAGCAATCACCTTTGGAAGAGCCTTAAAAATAGGCGCGTTGATATCTTTAATTGCCTCAACGATTTATGTTGGAGTTTGGTTGATTGAATACTACTGCCTGTATCCCGATTTTATGGAGAAATATTCTGCAGCTGCGATTCAAAAAATGAGCACTTCCGGAATATCTGCTACTGAATTAAAAGCCAAAACAGATGAAATGCTCATGATGAAGGAAATGTATAAAAATCCGTTTTGGGTAATTGTCTTTACCTATGTAGAAGTACTTATCCCAATTGGATTATTGGTACCGATAATCAGTGCTTTGATTTTAAAACGAAAAGTGCAATCAGCCTAA